A portion of the Corticium candelabrum chromosome 5, ooCorCand1.1, whole genome shotgun sequence genome contains these proteins:
- the LOC134179652 gene encoding uncharacterized protein LOC134179652, producing the protein MATGRHGKLEKFNAGVDNVEDYKERFLLFCAANGLEDADKLKAVFLTCVGTATYTLLKNLVRPEKPQHKSLDELFKLLKSHFQPRIVVIAERFRFYHSLQTEGETIANYMTELRRLSKHCDFGDYLDTVLRDQLVCGLYHEDVQRKILAKSELTLTKAVHIAQAAETARDETHALRGNAIRRPPAKQVETAFSVQRDTTDGAYKAMQLDSRECYRCGGRGHHPSTCKFKSQKCHFCRRQGHIRVCRKRSQQDELKKDTAAVRTTAKGKPQPTHEIDEDTVSVVFAQSGKGGVKITLEVGGSQIPMEVDTGATVTVIPISVYEQYLTHVQLHASTVSMKTYSGGSLKVKGEATVPVRYGEQHATPKIIVVDVRGKPTILRRNWLSKIRLDWGSLFSVEARQMFDPKENFSKLFGSGVGTVQGHEARITLTAKAKPRFHRPRPVPHALQEKVNQKLHRMQREGVIRPVEKSGWATPVVVIRKGDGTVRLCGDYKVTLNPYLDMGGYPMPNPRVCWQPWLEEDDSREWI; encoded by the coding sequence ATGGCCACAGGAAGACATGGTAAGCTGGAAAAATTTAATGCAGGAGTTGATAACGTAGAAGATTACAAAGAGCGTTTTCTCCTGTTCTGCGCTGCGAATGGGTTGGAGGACGCAGACAAGCTGAAAGCAGTCTTCTTGACTTGCGTTGGCACTGCGACTTACACGCTCTTGAAGAATCTGGTCAGGCCAGAGAAGCCACAACACAAGTCACTGGATGAGTTGTTTAAGCTGTTAAAGAGCCATTTTCAGCCACGTATCGTTGTGATCGCGGAGAGATTCCGTTTTTATCATAGTCTTCAGACAGAAGGTGAGACGATCGCGAATTATATGACTGAACTACGCAGGCTATCGAAGCACTGCGATTTCGGAGACTACCTGGATACAGTGCTCAGGGATCAACTGGTGTGCGGATTGTATCACGAGGATGTGCAGAGAAAGATCCTTGCCAAATCAGAGCTGACCTTGACAAAGGCAGTCCACATTGCACAAGCCGCTGAAACTGCGAGAGACGAAACGCATGCTTTACGTGGGAATGCCATACGGCGACCACCTGCAAAGCAAGTCGAGACGGCGTTTAGCGTACAACGTGACACAACAGATGGCGCTTACAAGGCAATGCAATTAGACAGCAGAGAATGCTATAGATGTGGTGGGCGTGGACATCACCCTAGTACATGCAAATTCAAGTCTCAGAAGTGTCATTTCTGCAGGAGACAAGGGCATATCAGAGTATGCCGCAAACGATCTCAACAAGATGAGCTCAAGAAGGACACCGCAGCCGTACGTACCACAGCGAAAGGCAAGCCACAACCCACTCATGAAATTGATGAAGATACTGTCAGTGTGGTGTTTGCTCAATCTGGAAAGGGCGGAGTCAAGATCACACTGGAAGTAGGCGGCAGTCAGATACCGATGGAGGTGGACACAGGAGCCACAGTGACGGTAATACCCATCAGTGTATATGAGCAGTATCTGACCCATGTCCAGCTACATGCAAGTACGGTGTCAATGAAGACGTACAGCGGTGGAAGCCTCAAGGTGAAAGGAGAGGCAACTGTACCAGTGAGATACGGTGAGCAGCATGCTACTCCCAAAATTATAGTAGTAGATGTACGGGGTAAACCAACCATTCTGAGGAGAAACTGGTTAAGTAAGATCCGGCTCGATTGGGGATCTCTGTTCAGTGTTGAGGCACGCCAAATGTTTGACCCCAAGGAgaatttttcaaaattatttGGTTCCGGCGTGGGTACTGTACAAGGGCATGAGGCAAGAATTACACTGACAGCGAAGGCTAAACCGAGATTCCACAGGCCTCGACCGGTGCCACATGCTCTACAAGAAAAGGTCAATCAGAAACTACATCGCATGCAACGCGAGGGAGTAATACGACCAGTAGAGAAGAGCGGCTGGGCAACTCCAGTAGTTGTAATTCGAAAAGGGGACGGTACAGTGAGACTGTGTGGTGACTACAAGGTCACGCTAAACCCCTATTTAGATATGGGAGGTTATCCAATGCCGAACCCCAGAGTTTGTTGGCAACCTTGGCTGGAGGAAGACGATTCTCGCGAATGGATCTGA